The genomic region AACCGTAAACGCCTTTATCGAACTCACCCCGTTTGATACCATTAAATATGAAGTAGATAAAAAAACCGGGTATATGCGGGTTGACCGCCCTCAGCGAAGTTCTTCTTTGCCGCCGTCATTATATGGCTTTATTCCAAGAACATATTGCGGAGATCATGTTGGAAAATTATCAAAACAAGAAGTTCAGGGTGATGGGGACCCGTTGGATATTTGTGTATTGAGCGAACGTCCCATCGACAGAAATGAGGTAATTTTAAGTGCTAGGGTAATTGGCGGCTTGCATATGGTGGACCAGGGAGAAGCCGATGATAAAATTATTTCCGTGCTGGACAATGATACCTATTACAAAGACATCAAGAGTGTGGACGACCTGCCGCCGGTACTTATAGAGCGTCTGCGCCATTACTTTGGCACCTATAAGCTTATTCCCGGGAAAGACACTAACGATGTATTTGTAGAGGGGATTTACGATACTGAACATGCATATAAAGTTATAGAAGCGTCTATTAAAGATTATGAAGAAATGTTTGGTGAATAGGGTGAGGACATCGAACAAGGAACATCGAATTCCGAACGTTTGAACAAGGCAAAAGAAAATATTCGGGTTCAGTGGTTTATTGTAACCGTAGCTGTTGTTCTCTTTGTCATAAAAATCACGGCCTGGTATTTGACAAATTCGGTAGCCATTCTCACCGATGGACTTGAAAGCATTGTAAATGTCATAAGTGGCTTTATCGGGCTATACAGCTTATATCTTTCTGCAAAACCAAAAGATGCAAATCATCCTTATGGGCACGGGAAGGTTGAATTTATTTCAGCAGGAATTGAAGGCACACTGATTACCATTGCGGGTCTGCTAATCGTGTTTGAAGCTGCTGAGAGTTTTATTAATCCGGCTCCATTGCAGAGCCTTGATACCGGTATTATTCTAATAGCCATTTCTGCAGTTATAAACTATGGATTTGGGTGGTGGGCATACCGAACCGGTAAGAGAAATGAATCATTGGCACTTCAGGCCAGCGGCCGGCATCTTCAGACGGATACTTACACCACTATAGGTATTATTGCAGGGTTAGTACTTATTCGGTTTACGCATATTTTATGGCTGGATGGAGCGGTGGCCATTATTTTTGCAGTTTTTATTATGCAAACCGGCTTTCGAATTTTAAGGGAAGCGGTAGCCGGTATTATGGATGAGTCAGATGAGCAGCTGCTGGCTGATTTGATTACATATCTTCATAAACACCGAGATCCAAAATGGGTAGATCTGCATAATCTTCGGATTATAAAATATGGCCGTACTCTGCACACGGATTGTCATTTGACGTTACCGTGGTATTTAACTGTAAAGGAAGCTCATGCCGAGCTGGATAAGATTGAAGCACTTATCACACGGAAGTTTGGAGATCGCATAGAGGTGTTTATTCATACTGATTATTGCATGGAATTTTCATGCAGGTTGTGCCAAATGGAAAATTGCGAAGTTCGTCAGCATCCTTTTGAGAAAGAGATTATCTGGACGGTAGAAAATGTAGCTTCAGACGGAAAACACCGAATAGAATAGAGTAGTAAGGTCAGATGTAATCACTCAAATCAAGATCCAATTCATTCGCATACCTGCGCAATAGTTCTACTTTGTAATCAGGAACCAATTCGGCCTCACCGGCCACAATTTCTTTGGCAAGCCGGTTGGGAAGAATAAAAGATTTGGCATGAGCTCCGAGTTCTTCAGCTATTTTATTTTGGATAGGTTTTAAAAGCTGATCTTTAAGGTTATTGATTTGGCTCTGTCGCCGGCGCATTTCCCGGTATTCATCCCGGGTCATTGTATCACTTGCTTTCCGGGATTTGGATAGGTTCTTGTGTTCAGCTTCTTCAATACTTTGATTGAGCACATTCTTGAGCTCTGTTTTGAATTTTTCATTCTTAAGTTGTCCGAAAATACCTTTCGTGTTTTCCCAGCTACTCGCCTTTTGAGGATTCTGAGCAATGGATTCCACCAGCTTTTTATTCACCAGCTGATATACGGGTTTATTATATTTTTGAGCCACTGAGTCAAAGAATTTCATGAGCTGCTGATACACATGCCACTCAAAAACGGTCATGTTATTTTTATCCTTATCTTTGATCAGGTTATTGTGGTCTTCATTACTGTAATCCAGATGATTAAATACCGCATTTTCCTGTTCAATCCATTCAAGCAAACCTCTTTTTTTGGCTTTTTGCTCAAGCTCTTTTTTAAAATCCAGCAAATATAAAACATCATCAGCTGCATACTGTTTTTGGTTTTCGGTAAGTGGACGCTTGTACCAATTGCTTTGCTGGGAAGAGCTGTTAACCTCTACATTTAAAACTTCTTTGATCAGGTTTGTGAGTGAAGCCGGTTCGAAATTAAGCAGACTGGTAGCTGCATCCAGGTCATACAGGTTTTTAGGGAAGCATCCTAAAGAGTGAAAAAGTCTCAAATCTTCTCCGAAAGCAAAAACTACTTTCTGGATTTGGTTACTTTCAATGGGAGGGAAGATGGTTTTAATGTCCAGATTTCTGCTGAGGGGATCCACCAAATAACAACTTTCACCATCATAAATTTGCAAGAGACACATATCAAAACCATAGCGATACCGGTTTCGGTCAAACTCAAGATCTATGGCAAATTCTGATTTTTTTTCTAATGATGAAGCGAGTTTTTTGAGCTCGTCATGTTCAGTGATGGTATGAATAGTCATAAAGAAATTCGGAGTGGATGTTCGGGGATTAAGGTATCAAGTTTGAATTGGATTTGTAAGCATTAAATCACCGATGTTTTTCATAAGTATTCGGTTCTAATAAATCTGAAATTTCTTTCAACGATTTCCCGGTTACACTCTGCTTAAAATTTTGAATGATCTCGTTAAGTTGATCCTCGGTGCGAATTCCTAATACAGCGGAAGCTACAGCAGGATGGCTGAGCACGTATTGAATGGATGTCGCAATTAGTCCTGTATTCTCGACAGCCGACTGTATTTTTTTAACTTCATTCTTGGAGTATCCGAGATATTCTTGTGCCGGTTTATCAATTAACATTCCTTTTGCAAGGGTGCCGCGGGTAATAACACTGATATTTTGTTCATCAAGTAATTGAAGACAACTTTCCTCCGGTCGCCTGTCCAGCAGGCTATATTGCATCATCACACTGTCAATGTCAGATCTGCTTGCATACTCGCGGATTACATTGGGACGAATCGATGAAATACCATAAGCCCTGATTTTTCCCTGCTTCTTTAACTGCTCAAAAGCCTCAATAATATCATCAATCGGGTCGTCGATAGTTCCGCCGTGGAGTTGATACAAATCGATATAATCTGTTTGGAGTCTGCGCAGACTTTCATTCACTTCAGTTAGAATGTGTTCTTTGGTGGGGTTCCAGTCCCATCCTGCACCATCTTCTCTCCACACATTTCCAACCTTGGTTGCAATCAGTATTTTGTCTCTGATAGGTTTGAGTGCAGTCCCAACTATCTCTTCATTCAAACCCTGATCATATAAATTGGCTGTATCAAAGAAATTAATACCGGATTCATAGGCTTTACGAAGCAAAGGAGAAATCGAATTTTGACCTTTTTCAATCTCTAACGACATGCAGCCAAAGCTGATTTCACTGATGTTAAGATCTGATGTTCCAAGTTGGTTATAGTTCATAAGGCTCCATTGCTGATGTTCAATTCATTAATATAATCACTTGGTTCGGCGAATGATTCCTTTAATAAAATTCATTGGAGAAAGCTGCAGGAGTTCCGGGCCTTCTGAATTAACATTTCAACATCTCAATTTGATTCATTCCTTCAAATACCTGATACTAAGCCGTTATAAAAACTATGGAGGTTACAAAAATGTTGGAACGGGATTTAAAAGGTTATTGGAAAAAGAATCTTAAATACCTTGGAATTTTATTGAGTATCTGGTTTACGGTTTCATATGGGTTTGGGATATTGCTCGCACCTGTGCTCAATGAAATTCAAGTGGGTGGATTCAAGCTGGGATTCTGGTTTGCACAACAAGGAGCCATCTATACTTTTGTCGTTCTCATCTTTGCGTATGTCTATTTGATGAACAAACTGGATCGGGAATTTAAAGTGCAGGAGGATTGATCATGGATGTTCAAGTATGGACCTATATTTTAGTTGGCATTACTTTCGCACTGTACATTGGTATTGCGATCTGGGCAAAAGCAGCTTCAACCAGTGACTTTTACATTGCCGGCGCTCACGTCAATCCTATTACCAATGGCATGGCTACTGCAGCTGACTGGATGTCCGCCGCCTCATTTCTTTCCATGGCGGGACTCATTTCATTTATGGGCTATGACGGTTCAGTTTACCTCATGGGCTGGACAGGCGGATACGTTTTACTGGCACTTTTGCTTGCTCCGTATCTCCGAAAATTCGGCAAGTTTACCATACCTGATTTTATCGGAGACCGATACTATTCCAACTTTGCCCGCACCATTGCAGTTATCTGTGCGCTGATCGTTTCGTTCACCTATGTAGCGGGACAAATGCGCGGAGTTGGACTCGTATTCTCCAAATTTCTGGAAGTGAATATCGATATTGGTGTCCTCATCGGGATGGCGATTGTGTTTTTCTATGCGGTGTTAGGAGGGATGAAAGGGATCACCTATACGCAGGTTGCTCAGTACTGTGTGCTGATCTTTGCCTTTATGGTGCCGGCCTTTTTCATCTCATTTCAGCTGACAGGAAATCCTATTCCACAGCTTGGTTTCGGATCAACCCTGACGGATGGTTCCGGACAATACCTTTTAGAAAAGCTGGATGAGCTTCATACCGAGCTTGGTTTCGCGGCTTATACCAGCGGAACCAAAAGCATGCAGGATGTCTTTTTTATTACCGCAGCGTTGATGATCGGAACAGCCGGTCTTCCCCACGTTATCGTCCGCTTCTTTACGGTTCCCAAAGTTAAAGATGCCCGTATCTCGGTAGGATACGCGCTGATCTTTATTGCGATCCTTTATACAACTGCACCTTCCATTGCTGCCTTTGCCAAATATAATCTAATGGAAACGGTAAATGAGGAAGAGTACACCGAAATGCCTGAATGGTTTAGTACCTGGGAAGAAACGGGATTGCTAACCTGGGTAGATAAAAATGAAGATGGTATAATCACTTACGCTCCGGGCTCTGCCATTAGCGGTCTGCCCGATATTCAGCGGAATGCTGAGGGTGAAATTGTGCGAGGGAATTTCGGAGAAGTAAAAGTAAATAATGCTCCGGCTGAAGGACCTAACGAGCTGTATGTGGACAGGGATATCATGGTTCTGGCAAATCCCGAGATCGCGAATTTACCTGCCTGGGTTGCCGGATTGGTAGCCGCCGGAGGACTTGCTGCGGCCCTTTCAACTGCTGCAGGACTGCTATTGGTGATCTCAACGGCAGTATCTCATGATCTTATCAAAAAGCAGATCAAAACGGATATTTCGGATAAAGCTGAACTCATGTGGGCCCGTATCTCTGCAGCGGGGGCAGTTGTTGTGGCGGGATATTTTGGTATCAATCCCCCGGGTTTTGTGGCCGAAGTAGTGGCTATTGCATTCGGTCTTGCTGCGGCTTCATTCTTCCCCGCTATTATTTTAGGGATCTTTTACAAGAAAATGAATCGACAGGGAGCTATTGCGGGAATGATCGCAGGGTTACTGTTTACGCTTGGCTATGTGGTCTTCTTTAAGATCGCCTTCCCCGAAGTGAATTCTCCTGAATATTGGTGGTTTGGAATTTCTCCGGAGGGAATAGGAACATTGGGAATGATCCTCAACTTAGTGGTTTCATTCGCAGTAGGAATGATTTTCCCGGAACCTCCTGAAGATGTTCAGGAAATGGTGGAGAGTATCAGGTACCCTAAATAATATGATGATCATTTTGTGGCGAATGCCTGAAATCTCGTTGTTTATTTAATCTGACAATGAGATTCCTGCCTCCGCAGGAATGACTTAAATCAAGTTGTGTGATCTAAATCTTAAAACCAGCCAGTACCCAATCCCCGGAAGGGCCATGGAATAGCAGCAATCATGATCAGAAGCCCGATCCCGTAGTAAATAGCTACTTTCTTATGTTTTTGAACAGCTTCAGTGGCTCGTTTTGCGGTACTGAATCCAATGGTTATAAGCGCGATGGAGATAATCATCATAGCTAAATGCTCAACGGTGAAGAAACGTAATAAGGAGCTTTCCATAACGCCTTCCTGAAAAGAAACATTGGGACTGATAAAATAAAGTACAAGCCCTATGAGAAGTTGAATATGTGTGAAAATCATTGCGAGTAAGGCAGATAGCCGATCCGATTTTTGATATTCTTTATTTCCGGCCCAGCCTGAAATAGACTTATATAAAGCCCATACTATTAAAACCAATACAATCCATCGGAGACCTGAGTGTGCGTGTAATAAACCGGTATACATATGCTTATCTGCTTTATTTTAAAATTATGCTTCGAATATAGCGAAGAATTAATTCTTAATCTTATTTTCGTACTTGTTTCTGACAGAGCCAGAACGCTTTATAAGTCAAAGCTGATTAGCAATCTTCTTCAAAATCCACCGCACCCTTCGATTGTTAACACCAAGATCATAGGTCCCAACCCGGCTCGCACTGCGAATATAAACTACAGTTTTAGTGTTTGATTCTTCCATAATCACATCTACATCATCCTTAAAACCCAAAAACGGAATGCGATATACGGCATGAAGCTCTATGCGTTTGGCATCAATGACTTCGAATTTATGAGCTTCCTTTTCAAAAATATATAATAGTCGTTCATAGACTTGTTCTATCCCGGCTTTAAAATCCTTGGAAACTCTTACACAATTTGGGGTGGAAGGGCAGGGAGGAAGCGGATGATTTTGTTTCTTTGAAGCCATTTAATATCCCTCAGGTATTTTGGTGATCCTGTGGCGAACTAAATCAACTCAGTTCAAAAAATCGTTCCAGCTGTTGCAAAAAAGAATCCAGATCTTTACAAACATGGAATAAAGAGAGGCTTTCTTTATGGATGAAATCGTGCTTCACGGCATTATTGGTATACTGCAAAAGCCCGTCAAAGTAACCGTCCACATTTATTAAAAATATGGGTTTATTGTGAATTCCAAGCTGTCGCCAGGTTAAGATCTCAAAAAATTCATCCAGGGTTCCAAATCCACCGGGAAGAACCAGAAAGGCGTCCGATAAAGACTCCATGAGTGCTTTTCGGGTATGCATATCCTGTGTTTCGTGGAGATCGGTCAGGCCTTTGTGGGCGACTTCACGATCTTTAAGTTGGGTTGGGATCACTCCAATAACATCTCCACCCTCGGTTAGGGCCGCATTTGCAATTTCCCCCATGATCCCTACTCTTCCGCCGCCATAGACAATCCCCCAGTCCCTGCGGGCAATTTCCCGTCCGGCTTGTTTAGCTAATTCAGGGAATTTAGGATAGTTGCCTTTTCGTGAGCCGCAATACACACAGATATGTTTTTTCATGCCAGAGAAAACATTCGGTTCAGGACAGCATCCAGTTTGTCAACGAAGTATTGGACGTCCTCTTCGGTATTCTGCTTACCAAAGCTGATTCGAATGCTTGACTTGGCAAGGCCTTCTTCCATTCCAATGCCATTTAAAACATGAGAAGGCTCAACCGCACCGGATGTGCACGCTGAGCCATTGGAAACACAAATGCCTTCAATATCCAAGTTCAGCAACAGCATCTCTCCATCAATATAATGGCCTTGCTCGTCACTGAAAGAAAGATTTACGATGTGTGGTACCCCCTTGTCTTTAGGGCCGTTAACGGTGTAATTGAAATTCAGTTTTTCGTCCATCAATTCCAGCAGGAGAGACCGTAATTTCTCGAAATGTTTTTGATGTTCATCCATTTCTGAAACAGCTAACTCAAGTGCTTTGGCAAATCCTACAATTCCGGGAACATTTAATGTTCCCCCCCGGCGGCGGCGTTCCTGTGAACCGCCATTCACCCAGGGAATCCAGCGAGACCCATTCTTCACATACATGATTCCGGTTCCTTTGGGGCCGTATATTTTATGAGCACTTCCACTTAAGAAATCAATACCTAATTTTTTTACGTCAACAGGTAGCTTACCCAGGCTTTGAACGGTATCTGAATGAAATGGAACCCCATGTTCGTGACATACTTCCGCTATTTCTTTTAGCGGATTAATGGTCCCTATTTCGTTATTGACGTGCATCACAGTGACCAAAGCAGTTTTATCCGTAATCACTTCCTTAACGGCGTCGGCTGTAATAGTTCCGCAATTTTTAGCTTTGGCAAAAACTGGTTTAATCCCATTCATTTTTGCAAGCTCAACAGTGTGCAGTACGGCATGGTGTTCCAGTTCAGAGGTAATAACTTCATTCTTATCTCCCGAAACAGCTAAAACTCCTTTAATGACTGCGTTATCACTTTCCGTGCCGCCACTTGTAAAAACAATTTCCGATGGCTCGGCTCCAATCAGGTTAGCTACTTTTTCGCGGGCATCTTCTACTACCACCTTAGACTTTTGTCCCAGGTGATGAGGAGAGTTGGCATTTCCGTAGTTATCCTTCAGGTAAGGAAGCATTGCTTCCAGAACACGTTCATCTAAAGGAGTGGTTGCGGCATGATCTAAGTAAACCGTTCGCATGAAATAAGATAGATTGGTTAATTTTTTCAGTTAAGGAAAATATTCAAATTATAGATGAAAAGCAGGTTCATCAAAACTTCATTTCGTGATTAGAACTTGGTACCTTCAAGCCGAATTTATAAACACAATATAATTGCTTAATCATGGCAAAACTCACTCTGAACGATATCGAAGTAAAAGGTAAAAAAGTGCTGATGCGCGTGGATTTTAACGTTCCCATAAAAGACGGTAAAATCACCGATGATAATCGTATAGTGCAGGCATTGCCTTCTATTAATCATGTTATAGATAACGGAGGTTTGTTGATTTTAATGAGTCATCTCGGCCGGCCGGCAGGAGAATATGATCCTGAATTTTCTCTCAAACCTGCTGCAGAACATCTTGCTTCTTTGGTGGATGCAAAAGTTCATTTTGCCAAAGATTGCATCGGTGAAAAAGCTGATTCAGTGATTGAAAAAGCTGAGTTCGGAGAAATTGTGGTATTGGAAAATGTTCGGTTTCATCTTGAGGAAAAGAAGAATGATGAAGCATTCAGTAAAAAACTTGCGGCTCATGGTGACCTGTTTGTGAATGACGCTTTTGGAAGCAGCCATCGAGCCCATGCATCTGTTGCAGGTGTTACAAGGTATTTGCAGCCGGCCGTTTCGGGACATTTACTTGATAAGGAAATTAAATACCTGGAAGAAAGTATTAACGATCCTGAACGACCCTTTGTGGCTATTTTAGGGGGAGCTAAGGTGTCAGATAAAATCGGGGTGATTGAAAACCTGATTTCAAAAGTGGACACCATTATTATTGGAGGAGGAATGACCTACACCTTTTACAAAGCCAAAGGATGGCCGATTGGGAATTCCCTGGTAGAAGATGATAAGGTAGATTTAGCCAAAGAGTTACTTAAAAAAGCCGAGGAGAAAGGAATTCGTTTTATGCTTCCTTTAGATTCGGTGGTTGCCAGGGAATTCAAGAATGATGCTGAGCACAAAGTTGTGGATGAAGATGGAATTGAAGATGGCTGGATGGGGCTGGATATTGGCCCGCAGTCATCCATAGCTTTTGGGAACCAAATAAAAGCAGCTAAAACAGTGCTATGGAATGGCCCCATGGGTGTTTTTGAAATGGAGAATTTCGCAGATGGAACTTTTGCCGTGGCCGAAGCCCTGGCTGAAGCCACTAAGTTTGGTGCCACAACAATTATTGGCGGGGGAGATTCCGCCTCAGCCATTAAAAAAGCCGGGCTTAGTGATGATGTTTCTCATGTTTCCACCGGTGGCGGTGCAAGCCTGGAGTATTTGGAAGGAAAAGAATTACCGGGTGTGGCTTCGCTAACCGACAGGTAATCGCATTAATTGAGCAATTGTCCATTATTAAAAAAATAAATATTAAGAAACATCAGGTTATTATTTAGATAAATACTGGTAAGATTATCAAGAAAAATTTACCATCTTATAGTATTCTTACCGGTAAAAAATGACCTATGAATGAATATCCGCTATTATTACGCTCTACTATCCGGCTGGCTTTTGCGTTCTTGCTAGTTGCTGCATTGATATTAACACGTCAGCTGTTAGTGCCTTTATTCCTTAGTGTAATGTTAGCTTATTTGTTATTTCCATATGCCGATTGGCTCGAAAACCATAAAGTGCCCCGCATTCTAACCAATTTGATTGTAGTATTGGGATTTCTTGCATTTTTGGGGGCGATCTTTTTTGCGGTAGGGGCGCTTTCTGCTAATTTCACTGATGACTTTCCAAAAATTAAGGAGCAATTTGAAGATAACCTTCAGTCTATTTTGAGCGGAATCACAGCATTTACAGGTATTTCAAGTGAAGGTATTGATGCATTTATACGTGATTTAGGGGAAACCGGGGAATATATTTCTCAGCTTTTTACGGCTACAACCAACACACTGCTGAGTCTTGGGTTATTGCCGGTCTATACTTTTTTACTTCTTTTCTATAGAGACAAATTTCGGGATTTTATTTCCATGCTTATTAAAGATGACCAGGAACAAGTAGTCCAAAAGATCATTGATCAAGCCTCAGAAGTAGTCCCGAAATATTTAAAAGGTCTCGTTATTGTTTGTTTCATTTTGGTGGGGCTAAATTCGCTCGGCTTTTATTTAATAGGGATTGAGTATGCACTCCTGTTCGGTATTATTGCTGCGATATTCAATTTGATCCCTTATCTCGGAACTATTCTTGGATACGGGGTGGTACTGCTTTTTGTATTAGGGACCCAAAGTCCGTCTTTGGCATTTGCCGTTATTATTCAATTTGTGATTGTACAGTTTTTGGAAAACAATATACTTACCCCGAATATCACCGGATCATATGTGGAAATTAATCCTCTTGTAATCATATTTTCACTTATTGGTGCAGGACTGATTTGGGGGTTGCCCGGAATGCTTATCATAATTCCGTACCTGGGGCTGTTCAAGATCGTTTGTGAAAATGTAGAGGACTTGAAGCCCATCGGGTTTTTATTAGGTAATAGAGGTACTGAACGGCACTCAATTACCATAAAATCATTACAAAGAAGATTCGGTTGGCTGGAAGAGGACTGATTAAATGGCAGGAAGAATTAATTGCAAAACATTCAACAAGTCATCAGGGTAGCGTCATATTATAAATTTCGTGAGCGATGATAGAGGCGGTCAATCGTCCGGTAAAGATAAACAAAAGGGTATAGGCTATGGTTGAATTAGAATATCGAACCACTTGATTGTGTTTGGAGGCAGATGCCTCAATACAAAGAAAATGACAGACAATACGGCTGATAGCCATAGTCCGGTTTCAGGCTTTTTAAAAACATTGATGAAATAGTCGCGGTTATAAATTTCTTCTCCAATTTCGCTGCACTTTTCCTACTTTCCTTTACTCACCAAAGTAAACCTACAACATGGCAGATAATTTAGATTCCATCCGTAAGCAACTGGATGATATCGACCGCACTATTCTAAAGGCGCTGGCGCAGCGACAAGGATTAGTAAAAGAAGTTTCAGATTTAAAACTTAAAAATGAAAAAGGCATCCGGGATTTGGAGCGGGAAGAACAGCTGCTCAATCGTATCCGGGATTTGGCTAATGAAGTGGGACTGGACAGGTATTATGCCGAGCATCTGTTCCGGGAAATCATTACCAACTCTGTGCGGTTTCAAACTCACTCATTGGTGGATCATCAGAATAAAAAGGCCAATGCTGAAACAATTCGGGTATCTTATCAAGGCACGGATGGGGCCTATAGTCATCTTGCGGCAACCCGGCATTTCAGTGAGCGGTATTCCGAAGTAGATGCCATCGGCTATGATACGTTTCAGCAAGCTGCTCAGGCTGTTTTGGATGATAAAGTGGATTACGCTCTGTTACCTATAGAAAACACTACGGCAGGCTCCATTAATGATACCTATGATATCCTTGGAAATGAGAAACTGCACATTGTAGGAGAAGAAATTCTGAAAGTGGTTCATTGTCTGATGGCTGTGGAACCGGTAGACTTGTCCAAAATTCGCCGAATTCTTTCACATCCGCAGGCCATTGCGCAGTGCACTGAGTTTCTTTCAAAAATGCCCAGAAGCAAAGTGGAGTCGTATTTGGATACTGCCATGTCTGCCAAGAAAGTGTTAGAGGATGGAGACCTCTCCCAGGCGGCTATAGCCGGAGCTCATGCCGCCGACCTATATGGTTTGCATGTG from Gracilimonas sp. harbors:
- a CDS encoding phosphoglycerate kinase, encoding MAKLTLNDIEVKGKKVLMRVDFNVPIKDGKITDDNRIVQALPSINHVIDNGGLLILMSHLGRPAGEYDPEFSLKPAAEHLASLVDAKVHFAKDCIGEKADSVIEKAEFGEIVVLENVRFHLEEKKNDEAFSKKLAAHGDLFVNDAFGSSHRAHASVAGVTRYLQPAVSGHLLDKEIKYLEESINDPERPFVAILGGAKVSDKIGVIENLISKVDTIIIGGGMTYTFYKAKGWPIGNSLVEDDKVDLAKELLKKAEEKGIRFMLPLDSVVAREFKNDAEHKVVDEDGIEDGWMGLDIGPQSSIAFGNQIKAAKTVLWNGPMGVFEMENFADGTFAVAEALAEATKFGATTIIGGGDSASAIKKAGLSDDVSHVSTGGGASLEYLEGKELPGVASLTDR
- a CDS encoding AI-2E family transporter gives rise to the protein MNEYPLLLRSTIRLAFAFLLVAALILTRQLLVPLFLSVMLAYLLFPYADWLENHKVPRILTNLIVVLGFLAFLGAIFFAVGALSANFTDDFPKIKEQFEDNLQSILSGITAFTGISSEGIDAFIRDLGETGEYISQLFTATTNTLLSLGLLPVYTFLLLFYRDKFRDFISMLIKDDQEQVVQKIIDQASEVVPKYLKGLVIVCFILVGLNSLGFYLIGIEYALLFGIIAAIFNLIPYLGTILGYGVVLLFVLGTQSPSLAFAVIIQFVIVQFLENNILTPNITGSYVEINPLVIIFSLIGAGLIWGLPGMLIIIPYLGLFKIVCENVEDLKPIGFLLGNRGTERHSITIKSLQRRFGWLEED
- a CDS encoding CPBP family glutamic-type intramembrane protease; translated protein: MGEEIYNRDYFINVFKKPETGLWLSAVLSVIFFVLRHLPPNTIKWFDILIQP
- the pheA gene encoding prephenate dehydratase, whose translation is MADNLDSIRKQLDDIDRTILKALAQRQGLVKEVSDLKLKNEKGIRDLEREEQLLNRIRDLANEVGLDRYYAEHLFREIITNSVRFQTHSLVDHQNKKANAETIRVSYQGTDGAYSHLAATRHFSERYSEVDAIGYDTFQQAAQAVLDDKVDYALLPIENTTAGSINDTYDILGNEKLHIVGEEILKVVHCLMAVEPVDLSKIRRILSHPQAIAQCTEFLSKMPRSKVESYLDTAMSAKKVLEDGDLSQAAIAGAHAADLYGLHVIEHDIANQQENYTRFVVATRKPVKVDLQIPAKTSLMMVTSNEEGSLIECLNILHKHKINMAKLESRPRLNEPWKYSFYLDIHGNIDAPEVSAGLKELENEAEELKILGCYAKQEN